AAGTTCGCCGTTAGCATTAGCCGTTAGCTCACCTCGTAGAACTCTTCCGTAGCCATGGAGACTGTACGCGTGCACGAACAGCTTCCAGAAGCTTCGTCGGTCGGTCACGCGCCGAACATGAGAGAATGCTCAAAGGATCGACCCGATCAGATGTGGTGATTAGTGACTGATCAGCGGCGGATCGATGACTTTATCAGACTTCAGCGTTAGCTGTTAGCTTAACCAGCGGACACACAAAACATCCGCTGAGGCGCCTCCACAATAAGAGCACACCGGAAGCACCGACTATTATTTCATAAACGACGCTGTTTCCTGTCAAAGATTGTCATGTTCATCAGTGAAGATGGAGTAGATGCTTCAGTACTGTTGAGAACTGACGTGttggtgcttctctgaaactggtccctaaaagcaggacccACACGTGGACCTAATGGACGGACGCCCAGGTGTTCTGGTGCATGTTGCAGCATCTGGATTCCCCGGGAACCCACACAAGGATCCTGTTTGTGGACTTGGTCCGAGGTGTTTCCAGGAGCAGCTGTCCCTGCTGAAAGGTCCTGACTCCATCTGCTGCTGGATCACTGACTTCCTGACAGACAGGGACATGTGAGGCTGGAGAAGACGGTCTCAGACACCATGACCATCAGCACTGGAACCCCCCAAGGCTGTGTACTTTCCCCTCTGCTCTTCTCCCtggaccaggggtcagcaacactggtcctagagagccactatcctgcatgttttagatgtatccctcttccagcacacctgattcaaatgataagcctatcatcaagctctgcagaagcctgataacgaacctcaggtgtgctggaagagggaagcatctaaaacatgcaggatagtggctctccaggaccagggttgctgacccgtGCCCTGGACACTTACTGCTGCACCCCTGGCCTCAGTTTGCGGATGACACCACCCTCATCTGACTCATCTGGGACGGGGATGAGTCCACATACAGGATGGAGGTGGACCGGCTGGTGTCCTGGTGCAGTGTCAACAGCCTGGAGTTGAACGCCTAGAAAACAGTGGAGATGATCATAGACTTTGGGAAAGTATCAGCCTTGCTGCCCCCCCACTCCCATCACCACTGTGGACTCCTTCCGCTTCCTGGGCACCACCAACACCCAGGACCTAAAATGGGAGCCGACCATCAGCTCCCTCATCAAGAAAGCCCAGCAGAGGATGTTCTTCCTGCAGCACCAGTGAAGATGATGGTCCAGTTCTCCACGGCCATCACTGAGTTTATCCTCACATCCTCCACCACCACAGACTGGTAGGAGCCCTGCCCTGGACCAACCCAGactgatgggttagggttagggttagggttagggttaaccctttagACCTCcaggactagggttagggttagggttaaccttgCAGACCtccagggctagggttagggtaaacCCTGTAGACCTCcaggactagggttagggttaaccctgtaGACCTCCAGGACTAGGGTTCGGGTTCGGGTTAACCCTGCAGACAGGTGGGATCACAGCTGACCCCAGTCACCCTGGACATGGACTCCTTGAACCCCTTTAGACCAGAACCTGCTTCTTCCCTCTGTTGTAAAACTCCTGAACTCTGCAGAACTCCAACATTCAGTCCAGTGTGTTGTGACTGGATCCACCTGCACAGAACCACAACTGGTACCATTAGAGTCTCACTCAGACCCATTGGTTTGGTCCACACTGTTGGTGGTATATTTGGAACTTTAGGTACTTGTTTATTCTtgtacttctttctttcttttattcaatttaattgtatttttactgactTCATGCTCTATGTTtgaaccaaaccactgaagcagaTTCCAactaatgtgaaccctgtttatttACATGGATAGAAACAGGATTCTGATTCAGACatatgttctgaagcaggttctgaagcactttgggtctattttgaaaatacatttttactgaaataaaagacaaaacctaaccctaacccagataaaacacatttttatattattttcatccTAAATCCACATGTaccacagtaaaaaggacacaaagatTACACACTCCTGTTTTACTGAATATGTCTGTATTCTGTCactggtgcattttgggaattgaagtaaatattcaagacagagtgtttgacaaaaatgaaaaatcactggtgatttattagtgtttaaatgtttaggttccacatgtaacaccagtggacacgaggGGTTcaacaccaaacctggaatgaggttaggaccagggttagggttaggatcaggATTAGGGTtcagggctttagattaccttaatttgggcacatcagatgctggaatcgacggagggggtgggtgcgggattagatttttcaacagtaattcctgttttctcagactatttcagatatattcaagagtatgaaggcatggattccacaagtctaatttccagaagtattgatcagcatatggccagctgattttaattccaaaatcacaggactgcatgcaggcagataattcatatgtcatatgtttcactgcgtttgttatgtgagcggcctgaacttataggtcgcccacgaggcatggttgttgagagaaaacctttggcgtacaacgtacgagtcaatctccaagctctcatcacctctcattggccgaaacgggtgatttagaccaatcaaacggcgcaaatatgtcatacctgctgccagacaatagtctggtcttgtctgtcttttatgttttgtgtgtcacttcctgttttattttgttaagttttccctcatgtgtcttgtctgtcgtctttacttcctgttccccgctcatcctgacctctgtcctgattacctgtctccgccctaatttgcttcacctgtgtctagttgtcttccctcccttttgtgtatttaaaccctgtcttttccccttgtcagtcgccagtttgtaactccagtagttcagaccagcgtacttgacctcgtttgttcgcctgttttttgacctgttttgaattcctcggtttttcgtcttctgcctgatccctgtcggtttttgtctgcctcatctgatctggttttgaccttctcgccctgactaccggtacgtgagtttgcctagtccttatgtcctgttgctcgattgttagcctgcctgtgtatgacctgtttccgtccctgacctccctttgcttttccccagtcggggaaaagactcctaacaccgctcgggagacgggctgctgccctcgatccggaggacgaatctgaggagaaaatccccaaccattatcctcaagattctgtcactcattatattttttcacctgtgtgtgaacaataaaccttttggaactaacttttgttgtcggagttctgcatttggattctgtgtttgtgctaacgttatcacaaaatatgacttctgcgggaagcatgaatacttgttttcctgttcggtacatatgtgttgttgtcaatgttttctctgtcgttatgaacaagccttgtatattataaccgatgtgttttacgggaggaaaaaagcaggggcgagtgagtcaatactttcgtttacactctgctctggcctttttttatttttaatttggggacactaatttggggacatttaatttgggcacaccgttagtcggcccagccaaggtgtaatctaaaggcctgagggttaggaccagggtttgggttagggtcagggttaagatCATGGTTAGCGTTAGGACCAggatttgggttagggttggggtcagggtctgggttaagatcatggttagggttaggaccagaATCAGGGTAAGGGTGAAGCTGTGATTCTGTCCTCCTTTAGCTGATGATTGTTGGATATTTTCTACATATTGATTCTTTTCTGCCTCCACAGGTCCATAACTGTATTATGTATAGACAGGTAGTTGGACTTTGTAGATGTATGAGTATTGTGGTTGTTTATAGATAGACATAAtaattaaatataaacataataaaCAAAACAGAGCACAAACAGAACAACATGAGCCAGAATAAAACCGTCAGTGTTTCTGTCACATTTATTGAAAAACAATGACCATGAAACTGCCTCTAGATCTCTGATTGGTTCATTGGTGTGATGTCAGTCAGTCGGACTTCTTGTCACCGCGCGTTTTGCGTCGCTGCGAAGACACTGTTAATGCTGCATCTGCGTCATCATCGTCGTAGCTGTCAGAGGAGCGGGACTTAAAGCAGAGGTAGAAGACGAAGGCCATGATCGCAGACGGAAGGCCAATCAGGAGGCAGCCGAGGAGCGGCGCCTGGACAAACACCGTCTGGACACAacgcagaggtcaaaggtcacacaaggataaccccgaccctaaccccaacactgaccttaaccttaaccctgaccctaaccctgacattTACAAATCAGAccattttttaattgtatttttatttgtactgtttatttgtacttcgcactgtaaagcactttgtgactgtctgtgaaaagtgctctataaataaaatttacttctttagttaattacttacttacttacttagacCATGACATGAACAAAAccagactaaaacagacaaaaataaaagacaaaaacacacccaTGCTTACTAACTAGTCCACAGTGATGGTGACTTGTCTGGGACCACTTACCGACAGAGCTGCCTTTGTTTCATAAACCACTCGCTGGACCCGCTGGGTAATGCCGTTTCCTCCCTGACACTGAAAACACAGGTTCATGTTATTGAAACAGAGTCACCTGAGCAggtaggcccctcccactgagcCGACCACACCCCTTTTCCACCTGGATCTGGTCTGTCCCAGGCACTGTTTGGTTCTTGGTTCTTTAGTTGTTCCCAGAAACTCCAGATCcagaaactgacaaaaaagttggccccagttctggttctggtcatATACGGACCTATCAGCCCTTGCAGATCCTGCACCTGTATGACCCCGAGAAATGGTCACATGACTCCAAGTCCAAGTGCATGTCAAGGGGTTGGAAGAAGTCCCCTAGACTGCTGAGCAGAAACAGCTGCTTCTAGGTCCAGGATCGGAACCCTCCTCCAGAGCACTGTCCTCTCCTGGAGACAGTGGTCTCCTGAGGACTGTGATCAATGGACAGATGGAACGGTCGGATCACGGACCTCAATGAGATGTTGAGGAGGTGATTCAGGATCTGGTGAATCCATCACAGATACTCCTAAACACTCACTGGAACATCTGAAATGTTTGAAACTTCTGGAATGTTGGGAGCATCTGGAATGTTTGGGAAAACAAGTCTCCAAATGCCaaataaagaattaaaataaatgatggactcacacatgacatttttttcaaaaatgtctgTTCATGAAGATGAAAGTTtccaaataaagtaaaaagtttgATAATAAACCAAAGTTTTGAAAATGAGTTCTAAAATGTCCAATAACGTAGATTTCTGTGGTGTTGGTTCAGTTAGAACAAATATCATTTGTAAGATGGTTCCAAAAAGACGGAGAATAAGGACAATAAGAGAACAGAAGCTGGAGTGGTGCTAGTTGTGGTTCTGGATTAGAAaacacatgtattttcatatccTGGTCCTACCGCCCCACCCTCCCCCAAGGTGAGTCTACTGACCAGTTAAACCTGCTGCCATTGGACCACACTAACCTGTATGCTGCCGTCCAGAACCCGGTTAAGGAAGTCCAGCAACTGCTGCTCTGTCTCCACAGCAACCGAGGGAAGGAAGTAGCCGTCATTGGACAGATTGACCACAATAAAGGAGGGGACGATGACatcactgaaacaacaaaacaaataccATCAACCGCCACAGGCCTGAGTGTCAGGGTCAAGGTAAGGGTTAAGGcttaagggtcagggttaagggtcaaggttagggttaagagtcAGGGTTAAGGGTCAAAGTTAGGGTTAAGGCTTAAGGGTCAGGCTTaagggtcaaggttagggttaagggtcagggttaagggtaAGGGGTAGGGTTaagggtcaaggttagggttaagggtcaaTAGTCAggttaagggtcagggttaagggtaAGAGTTAGGGTTAAGTGGTTCTGGTTGAGTGGATGCTGGTGTGACTTGCTGCCGCTGCTCACTGgcattttttatagtgttttaaatGGTTTTTATGCCCGAAATGTACTGAGTAGTTGTATGTATGTGGGAACCAAGTAACCATATCTCTTCTCACTAGTGCGACAGTTGCTTTTCCTGCACTTTGTTGTCAGAGGGCTAACACTAGCCTACCTACTGGATCACTCCACCCAGCTTCGCTAATCCACTTGTCGCTGCTGCTGCTATGTGGGCCTGCGAGTTCCATATCTGGTCTACAATTGCCTGGCTGTTCCTGCGGACATGTCACCGTCCTGTGTCAGGTCTCCGACAGTACACAGCGACTGAGCTCCTCTGGCTCTGCCGTCGTCTGCTCACACCTTCACCTCCAGTGTTGCGCCACCACCCGTACGTCACGCTTCCCCCCTGAAAAAGATACATCCATGGTGGGTCCCGCAGGAGTTTCCAATACGGCAGCTCCAACACAGTAAGGTCCTTCTGGTCCGCTTCTCGCAGCCGGGCTGTCGACCACCGAGTAGTAGCCAGCCTAGCAAGGTCAGCTAACGCTGCCACCAAGCAACAACACCACTGTCATCTTCGGTCTCCTCAACATCTGTTCCCTCACGAGCAAAGGACATCTGATTCAGGACCTCCTCACCGACCGTAAGTTCCACTTTCTCTGTCTTACTGAAACCTGGCAACGGACCAATGACTTTTTGCAGCTAAATGAATCTGACTTTCCAATACAtaagaaaggacataccctggatgTAGTCTGCTGTTGTGGTCTCGCCCCCCTGAACTGTTCAGCAGATGAAGTTCACATCTCCGACCACGCCCTCCTCTCCTTCAACACCACACTCTGCCTCACCGCTCTCAAGCCATCACGTCTTATCTCATTTCCAAATATTAAGGACATCAGTTTACACACTCCTCCAACATCGACAACATTCTACTCCTGGACTCCCCCTCAACTCCTGATGAACTTGCTGCATCATACAATAATAGTCTGACCCACAGTCTTGATTCTGTTGCCCCACTGAAAACACAGTCTGTTTCCTTCTTTCCAACTGCCCCCGGTACACCCCTGAACTCCGACAAATGAAAGCTAAAGGTTGACAACTTGAGCGACTCCACAAAAAAACTGGTCTCATTCTCCACATGGACATGCTCCGAACACACATACAGCACCATGAGGACTCAGTTACTAAAACCAAATCAAACTACTGTTCTGCTTTAATCATCTCTTCAGAAGGAAACCAAAACACTGTTCACCCTGCTCATTTAAACTATCCAGCCACCCGACtccctgcccccccccacccccaaacttATACTCATCAAGCATCTGTCAGTCTCTACTTCAATTCTTCAATGAGACAATCCTCAACATCCACCTGCACCTCTGTCCAAAGTCACTGCCTGCCTCTCCACCTGAACCACTCACACTCCCAGTCATTTTCCACTTTTCAACTCCCCGATACCTCTGTAATCGCCACCCTCATCAAAAACTCCAAACCTCCACCTGTCAACCTCGATCCACCGCACCCCCCCACACTCTGGTCAAATCCTGCCTTCCTTCTCTCCATCTGCCATCACTCAACTCTTCCTGACCACTCGGAACTGTTCCTCCACAATTCAAACGCAGCGGGATTAACGTGTCTATGCTATGTGTCTatgtatacactatattgccaaaagtattcactcacctgccttgactcgcatatgaatttaagtgacatcccattcctagtctatggggttcaatatgacgtgggtccaccctttgcagctataacagcttcaactcttctgggaaggctgtccacaaggtttaggagtgtgttcatgggaatttttgaccattcatccagaagcgcatttgtgaggtcacacactgatgttggacagaaggtctggctctcagtctgcgctctaattcatcccaaaggtgttctatggggttgaggtcaggactgtgtgcaggccagtccagttcatccacaccagactctgtcatccatgtctttatggaccttgctttgtgcactggtgcacagtcatgttggaagaggaaggggccagctccaaactgttcccacaaagttgggagcatggaattgtccaaaatgtcttggtatgctgaagcattcccagttcctttcactggaactaaggggccaagcccagctcctgaaaaacaaccccacaccataatcccccctccaccaaactttacacttgacaCAATGAGGTCCGTCAAGTATCATTCTCCTGgcgaccaccaaacccagacccgtccatcagattgccagatggagaagcgcgattcatcactccagagaaggcgtctccactgctctagagtccagtggcggcgtgctttacaccactgcatccagcgctttgcattgcacttggtgatgtatgggcTTGGATGCAGCTTGCTCGGCCACAGAAatccattccatgaagctctctgcgcactgttctggagctaatctgaaggacacatgaagtttggaggtctgtagtgattgactctgcagaaagttgccgacctcttcgcactatgcgcctcagcatccactgaccccgctccgtcagtttacgtggcctaccacttcgtggctgagttgctgtcgttcccaaacacttccactttcttataatacagctgacagctgactgcggaatatttaggagcgaggaaatttcacgactggattttttgcacaggtggcatcctatcacagttccacgctggaattcactgagctcctgagagcgacccattctgtcacaaatgtttgtaaaagcagtctgcatgcctaggtgcttgattttatacacctgtggccatggaagtgattggaacacctgattctgattatttggacgggtgagccaatacttttggcaatatagtgtatgtctatatgtctgtctatgtgtctatctcaatatgtctatgtctatgtctatgtctatatctgTGTCTGTAGGTCTATGTCTATATGTCTGCCTATATGTCTGTATGTCTACGTCTATATCTGTATGTCTATGTCtatatatctatgtctatatctgtGTCTATAGGTCTATGTCTATACGTCTGTCTATATGTCCATATGTCTGTCCATATCtatatgtctatgtctatatctatgtctatatgtctatgtctatatgtCTATATGCCTATGTGTCTATGTCTATGTGTCTAtgtgtctatgtctatgtctatacGTCTATGTGTCTATGTCTATATGTCTATGTGTCTATGTCTATATGTCTGTGtttctatgtctatatctatatgtctatgtctatatctatgtctatatgtctgtcagtatttatatgtctatatctatgtctatatgtctatgtctatatgtATGTCTGTAGGtatatgtctatgtctatatgtCTATGTGTCTGGCCAGTCTGGCCAATATACCATTTATGACATTTTAAGCATTCAATcccattagggttaggggttaagggttagggttaaaggttagggttagggattaggggttagggatagggataggattagggttagggattgggttgggttgggtttagggttagggttagggtttagggatagggttagggttattgatGTCAAACCTCATGGTGAGTCCACGTATATAATCAGGTTCGTCCATGAAACCAAAGTAGAAACTCCTGTAAGCACACGGTCATGACTGTTAGGGTTATTGTGTGTCAGGTGATCATCAGTACacagctgtgacctctgacctcttgtACTTGTCTGAATTCCCTGCGGCGACATTCTCCACCAGACGTTTGTACCTGAACAGGTGACAGGAAACCCATCAGAATGTGTGGTCACTGCTGACCTACTCAGCAGGTGTGTTCAGTCGTACCTCAGACTCTGTTCACTCTGATGCTCCGCCTCCACCAGCACTAACACCACCAGTTTACCTGgatgacatcacacacaacaACCAATCACCACCAGTTTACTTGTGCACCTTCTGTGTCCATGAGCCAATCAGCTGCTGTTGTGATGAGATCATTGGGGTTCTCACCTGTCTCACCCATGGCATACAGGGTGAAGCTGTCGATCTTAGCGAAGTTGGAGAATCGTTCTCTGTTGATCCACGACCTCAGCTCACCGTCATGTTCCTCTAAACCACCACAACCACAGGACGAGACAAAGTTCAGGCAAATCAGAAGCTGTTTCCTTTGGTTGGTGTTTGTTGTCTTTAGGGTTGACCTGTGGTCAAACCTCCATCAGGTCAACCACTGCGGCAGCGTTTGTGTTCGTGTGGACAAACGTCAACTCACATGTGAACCTTGTGAACCCTTAAAACCAGGCTGCAATCATCCCACATGTGGTGGAACTCAGGTGGAACCCACCTGTGGACCAGTTCTACAGACTGTTCATATAGGGTGGGCGGTGCCATGGTGTCAGCTCCTCAGTGGAGGTCTGCTAAGCATTAGCTTACTGATAGATAAAAGATCAAGGGACTCACTAAAAGCCAGGAGTAGGCGTGGTTTACTGGAACGTCGTCACGCACATTCTTGGAAGCGCCGTGCCTGCGCTTGTGGACCATGTAGCTTGCACTTGTCGATCTACCCATTTCATGCCACAACTGAGAACTGTGGTCCTGTCATGTGATGACCTCTACAATTATTTGTATTTGGAAACTGCGTCACAGAAGACAGCCCTGGTCCTCATCTTGTCTCCCTACAGATCAGAACAGTAATGTTCATTTGAAGCCCTAATTAactcatatatgtgtatatatatatatgtgtgtgtgtgtgtgtgtgtgtgtatatatatatatatatatatatatatatatatatatatatatatatatatatataaaattatttatttactttatttttatttgttttatcaacggACAACACAGAAACAGAAACTAGAGGTCACTGGTTGAGCACAAAACCTTTGCATGACAGACAGTAGTAATTCTGCATTGGTTTGATGATGTCCAGTCTTTATGAACATTCGTTCCTTGAGTCTTAGGTCATACATCAGTGtttccatagagtagatttccACTGTTTTAACCACTGATCCTCAGAGAGTGCATCAGTTTAGAACCAGTTCCTTGTATTGGCTTTTTTGGAcgcaattataagaattttacagaggtatttgtcttctttctccaTAACATCTCCAGGTAACAGTCCCAGCAAAAAGAACGTGGGGTCCTTAGGACTGGTGAAAGTCAGAATGTCCTCAATCATTTCAAAAAGCCTTTCCCCAAAAACACCTCAGTTTTCTACATGTCCAGGAAATATGAGAGTGATTAGCACTTgtccacactgtctccaacagTACTGTTGATATCCCTTTACTTTAGAAGTGATATGTGGTGTCCTACAGAATCTAATCAGGCTTTTCCACCCAAACTCCCTCCATCTTTTAGAACCAGtagatgtttgttgtgttgcaCATTGAAACCCTGGTAAGACAATACCAGCTCCTCCTCCCATTTGGATTTAATGTACAATGTGTTGTTTCCATTTAGTTTCTGCAGCCTTTTATATAATTTAGAAACAATTTTACTTGGCATACCTCTGTAAGCAATTaactttactttttaatgtttttttgaaaTAATGTACATAAAAGGAACCAAACACAGAGGTCTTCAAAAAACTCCTCACAATCAATAGCTTTATCAACCAACCTTATGCATTTCTACGAGCATGGCCACCCAATCATCTTTCTCCATGAGAAATTCATCTGGAATTGTGGGGCTTGaaaccaa
The DNA window shown above is from Sphaeramia orbicularis chromosome 17, fSphaOr1.1, whole genome shotgun sequence and carries:
- the LOC115437209 gene encoding protein disulfide-isomerase TMX3-like; this encodes MWNQKNRNNGIIFSVLLVLSGASAFVEELDDSFMQTRGADDIWLIEFYAPWCSFCKQLDPVWHQIGSELRSLGSPVNVGKADATSSTGLAKEFRVRGYPAIFMLKKDLRYNYVGPRTKDGIMDFTNRVSGPSVRSLSSLQLFQHALSRHDTLFVYIGATSLLKGNYTAAAEELIVHTYFFSATRDVLPKIISVPSLPAVVVFKDGTYFTYSEEHDGELRSWINRERFSNFAKIDSFTLYAMGETGKLVVLVLVEAEHQSEQSLRYKRLVENVAAGNSDKYKRSFYFGFMDEPDYIRGLTMSDVIVPSFIVVNLSNDGYFLPSVAVETEQQLLDFLNRVLDGSIQCQGGNGITQRVQRVVYETKAALSTVFVQAPLLGCLLIGLPSAIMAFVFYLCFKSRSSDSYDDDDADAALTVSSQRRKTRGDKKSD